In the Pseudoalteromonas ulvae UL12 genome, one interval contains:
- a CDS encoding ABC transporter permease encodes MPNYFVALKAIWIKECIRFLRIWVQTLVPPAITMTLYFVIFGNLIGSRIGEMGGFSYMEFIVPGLIMMSVITNSYSNVASSFYSTKFQKSIEELLVAPVPNYIIVLGYIGGGMARGMLVGLIVTVVSLFFVDIQIHNLLVIILTVLLTSAVFSLGGLINAVYANSFDDISIIPTFILTPLTYLGGVFYSITLLPDFWQGVSQVNPIIYMVNAFRYGFLGVSDVNLTVAFSVLIGFIVVLFFTALTLIKKGVGLRH; translated from the coding sequence ATGCCTAATTATTTTGTCGCCCTAAAAGCCATTTGGATAAAAGAGTGCATTCGTTTTTTACGGATTTGGGTGCAAACTCTCGTCCCGCCAGCGATTACTATGACTCTTTACTTCGTTATTTTCGGTAACTTAATTGGCTCGCGAATTGGCGAAATGGGCGGCTTTAGTTATATGGAGTTTATTGTTCCTGGTTTAATTATGATGTCGGTGATCACTAATTCTTATTCGAATGTCGCCTCAAGTTTTTATTCGACAAAGTTTCAAAAAAGCATTGAAGAACTGCTGGTTGCACCGGTACCAAATTACATCATAGTGCTAGGTTACATTGGCGGTGGGATGGCCCGAGGCATGCTGGTGGGTTTGATTGTCACTGTGGTTTCTTTATTTTTTGTTGATATTCAAATCCATAATCTGTTGGTGATTATTCTAACCGTGCTACTGACTTCGGCGGTGTTCTCATTGGGCGGCTTAATCAATGCGGTTTATGCCAATAGTTTTGATGATATCAGTATTATTCCAACCTTTATTTTAACGCCATTAACGTATCTAGGTGGGGTCTTTTATTCTATTACCTTATTGCCAGATTTTTGGCAGGGAGTGTCGCAGGTTAACCCGATTATTTACATGGTTAATGCTTTTCGCTATGGCTTTTTAGGTGTCAGTGATGTCAATTTAACGGTGGCATTTAGTGTATTGATAGGGTTTATCGTGGTGTTATTTTTTACGGCGTTAACATTGATTAAAAAAGGTGTGGGGTTAAGACATTGA
- a CDS encoding ABC transporter ATP-binding protein produces MTHALAISGLQKTYKNGVVAVKGIDLTVEQGDFFALLGPNGAGKSTTIGVISSLVNKTAGEVSVFGHSIDSELEKAKSCLGLVPQEFNFGQFETLNQILVNQAGYYGVPRKEAFIRAEKYLGKLGLLDKKDLQARSLSGGMKRRLMIARALMHEPKLLILDEPTAGVDIELRRSMWEFLKEINQQGVTIILTTHYLEEAEMLCKNIAIIDQGTIVENTTMKHLLSKLDKETFVFDLANSTDGVSLANYVVKQLDEHSIEVEVAKSQGLNDVFTQLSAQGHQVLSMRNKANRLEELFVGLLAQTAGEKNHA; encoded by the coding sequence ATGACACATGCATTAGCAATCAGCGGCCTTCAAAAAACCTATAAAAATGGGGTAGTCGCTGTTAAAGGAATTGATTTAACAGTCGAACAAGGAGATTTCTTTGCTTTGCTCGGACCAAATGGAGCGGGGAAATCAACCACCATAGGTGTGATTTCATCCTTAGTTAATAAAACGGCCGGTGAAGTCTCGGTGTTTGGCCACAGTATCGATAGTGAGCTTGAAAAAGCAAAATCCTGTTTAGGGCTGGTACCGCAAGAATTTAATTTTGGTCAATTTGAAACTCTCAATCAAATACTCGTTAACCAAGCGGGCTACTACGGCGTACCTCGTAAAGAAGCCTTTATTCGTGCCGAAAAATATTTAGGCAAACTGGGGCTTTTAGACAAAAAAGATTTACAAGCTCGCTCATTATCAGGCGGGATGAAGCGCCGTTTAATGATTGCTCGAGCGTTAATGCATGAGCCAAAATTATTGATTTTAGATGAACCAACGGCAGGGGTCGATATTGAGCTACGCCGTTCGATGTGGGAGTTCCTAAAAGAGATCAATCAACAAGGTGTGACGATTATTTTAACTACTCATTACCTTGAAGAAGCTGAAATGTTGTGTAAAAACATCGCGATTATTGATCAAGGAACAATTGTTGAAAACACCACCATGAAGCATTTGCTGAGCAAACTTGACAAAGAAACCTTTGTGTTTGATTTAGCCAATAGCACCGATGGTGTTTCCTTAGCTAATTATGTGGTTAAGCAGCTTGATGAGCACAGCATTGAAGTAGAAGTGGCCAAATCTCAAGGCTTAAATGATGTATTTACTCAACTCAGTGCACAAGGTCATCAAGTGCTAAGCATGCGTAATAAAGCGAATCGTTTAGAAGAGTTGTTTGTTGGATTACTGGCGCAAACAGCAGGAGAAAAAAATCATGCCTAA
- a CDS encoding flavin prenyltransferase UbiX, with protein sequence MNEFKSSVTLAFSGASGAPYGLKLLKVLINQGHQVFVLISSAARVVLDVESNIKLSGNEEKATAQLSERFNAQEGQLKVFGKDNWFSPVASGSAAPKKMVVCPCSAGTVSAIATGASDNLLERAADVVIKERGQLILVPRETPFSEIHLENMLKLAKMGVTIMPAAPGFYHKPQTIEDLVDFMVARILDHLGIEHQLMQRWGYGEKE encoded by the coding sequence ATGAATGAATTTAAATCATCAGTAACTTTAGCTTTTAGTGGCGCATCCGGTGCTCCGTATGGGTTGAAACTGCTCAAAGTATTGATAAATCAAGGACATCAGGTTTTTGTGCTTATCAGTAGTGCAGCCCGGGTGGTGTTAGATGTAGAGTCAAACATTAAACTTTCAGGCAATGAAGAAAAAGCCACAGCACAACTGAGTGAGCGCTTTAACGCCCAAGAGGGGCAGCTGAAAGTGTTTGGAAAAGATAACTGGTTTTCGCCCGTTGCCTCTGGTTCTGCAGCGCCGAAAAAGATGGTGGTTTGCCCATGTAGTGCTGGTACGGTTTCTGCGATTGCGACGGGGGCTTCTGATAATTTATTAGAGCGTGCTGCAGATGTGGTGATTAAAGAAAGAGGGCAACTTATTTTAGTGCCAAGAGAAACACCTTTTAGCGAAATTCATTTAGAAAATATGCTCAAGCTTGCGAAAATGGGCGTCACGATTATGCCCGCCGCACCGGGGTTTTATCATAAACCACAGACCATAGAAGACTTAGTGGACTTTATGGTGGCACGTATTTTAGATCACCTTGGCATTGAGCATCAATTAATGCAACGCTGGGGATATGGGGAAAAAGAATGA
- the mpl gene encoding UDP-N-acetylmuramate:L-alanyl-gamma-D-glutamyl-meso-diaminopimelate ligase has product MHIHILGICGTFMGGIAALAKSLGHTVTGSDLNVYPPMSTQLQELGISLTQGYDPSQLEPRPDMVVIGNAMSRGNPCVEYVLEKGLPYTSGPEWLKQHLLQDSWVLAVAGTHGKTTTASMLAWILEYAGLKPGFLIGGIVQNFGVSARLGETPFFVIEADEYDTAFFDKRSKFVHYLPRTVILNNLEFDHADIFADLAAIERQFHHLMRIVPQNGKVVYPSDDEALNRVMAQGCWSETEQLGHDWSYELLQADSSVFKVKLAGKTLGEVHWQAMGEHNVKNAVMAIAAARHVGIPVESSIDALAEFISPKRRMELKATVADINVYDDFAHHPTAIKTTLAGLRAKVGSQKIHAILEPRSNTMKMGVHKDTLLNSLAAADVTYLFEPKQLDWSLHQAADKADALCFDTVDDIVSALLERVSPGDQVLIMSNGGFDGIHQKIITALTDQYSQS; this is encoded by the coding sequence ATGCATATTCATATTCTAGGGATTTGTGGCACCTTTATGGGTGGCATCGCTGCATTAGCTAAATCATTAGGCCACACAGTCACTGGCTCCGATTTAAATGTGTACCCACCAATGAGTACCCAATTGCAAGAGTTAGGGATCAGCTTAACTCAAGGGTATGATCCGAGCCAGCTAGAGCCTCGCCCTGATATGGTCGTGATCGGAAACGCGATGAGTCGTGGTAATCCGTGCGTTGAATATGTGTTAGAAAAAGGCTTACCGTACACCTCTGGCCCAGAATGGTTAAAACAGCATTTATTACAAGATAGCTGGGTGTTAGCCGTGGCCGGCACCCACGGTAAAACAACGACTGCGAGTATGTTGGCGTGGATTTTAGAATATGCAGGATTAAAACCGGGGTTTTTGATTGGTGGCATAGTGCAAAATTTTGGTGTGTCGGCCCGTTTGGGTGAGACACCATTTTTTGTGATTGAAGCCGATGAATACGACACTGCGTTTTTTGATAAGCGCAGTAAGTTCGTCCATTACTTACCGCGAACGGTGATCCTCAATAATTTAGAATTTGATCATGCTGATATTTTTGCTGACTTAGCAGCAATTGAGCGTCAATTTCATCACTTAATGCGCATTGTGCCGCAAAATGGCAAGGTTGTTTATCCCTCAGATGATGAGGCGTTAAATCGTGTAATGGCACAAGGGTGTTGGAGTGAGACTGAGCAGTTAGGTCATGATTGGAGCTACGAGCTTCTTCAAGCTGATAGCAGTGTGTTTAAGGTGAAACTTGCAGGCAAAACGCTTGGCGAAGTTCACTGGCAAGCCATGGGTGAGCATAATGTCAAAAATGCAGTTATGGCGATTGCTGCCGCTCGTCACGTTGGGATCCCGGTTGAGTCTTCCATTGATGCGTTAGCTGAGTTTATTTCGCCAAAGCGACGGATGGAACTCAAAGCTACAGTGGCAGACATTAATGTCTATGACGACTTTGCTCATCATCCAACGGCCATCAAAACCACTTTAGCTGGGCTGCGTGCGAAAGTAGGATCACAAAAAATCCACGCTATTTTAGAGCCTCGTTCTAACACCATGAAAATGGGCGTACACAAAGATACCTTATTGAACTCTTTAGCTGCTGCGGACGTAACGTATCTATTTGAACCAAAACAACTAGACTGGTCTTTGCATCAGGCGGCCGATAAGGCTGATGCACTTTGTTTTGATACGGTCGATGACATTGTGAGTGCGTTGCTTGAACGAGTCTCGCCAGGCGATCAGGTCTTAATCATGAGTAATGGCGGCTTTGACGGTATTCACCAGAAAATAATTACCGCGTTAACGGATCAATATAGCCAGTCTTAA
- a CDS encoding zinc-dependent metalloprotease, with product MLKSRRFLFITLSLLLSIVTQAHASLKSIDEFTRDMNQYPGFFSFYVDDNSGKLYLEVEKLDQAFLLQHSLPMGLGSNDIGLDRGQLGETRLVKFEKMGHKLMLRQLNTYYRANTDNKAELQSVKEAFASSILFGFDIAAKTNKRFLVDYTPYLLSDVHGVSRTLAARNQGNFSLDTARSAVYMPRSKSFAKNTELEAVLTFKGSQPGEFVRQVSADPYSISLNMHHSLIELPDDNYTPRAFHPQSGYWSVEHKDYAAPLSESMYVRYIPRHRLAKKDPNAALSEPVKPIIYYLDPGVPDPVKTALIEGALWWDHAFAQAGYKNAFQVKVLPEHADPMDIRYNVIQWVHRATRGWSYGSSVIDPRTGEIIKGHVTLGSLRVRQDILIAEALAAPFVKGDEVNLTLQNMALDRIRQLSAHEVGHTLGIAHNFSASIKDRASVMDYPHPLVSFNDDGSFNTEQAYAKGMGQWDNQVIKYGYADVPAAQEAEFLAQVLGENKQLGLEFISDSDARAKGGAHPTAHLWDNGAEPDLELKRILTIRQQALAQFGIKNIKNGTALSQLEEVLVPLYLLHRYQVEAAVKLIAGVDYHYEVRGQHEVAGNQIVTAEKQKAAFNALLMTLESNHLVIPESVLALITPKAYGESKTRESIQGRTGLTLDAMALPEVAAQHSLALLLHSDRLNRLQQQKMRDAQQLGVRDVIFSLAEQIFFADNQQGMAGKVQQRVQMLTAVLMAKQSVNSSVAPEVQAELLSQLKFIAKKYHRSHDVFSQYLADEIHQFLATGEWSKRFAPLAMPPGSPI from the coding sequence ATGTTGAAAAGCCGACGTTTTCTCTTTATTACGCTGAGTCTGTTATTGAGTATTGTAACTCAAGCGCACGCTTCACTTAAGTCAATTGATGAATTTACTCGCGATATGAATCAATATCCGGGCTTTTTTTCATTTTATGTCGATGACAACAGTGGAAAACTGTACCTCGAAGTCGAAAAACTGGATCAGGCTTTTTTATTACAACACAGTTTACCTATGGGGTTAGGCTCCAATGATATTGGCCTCGATCGGGGGCAGCTTGGCGAGACTCGTCTGGTTAAGTTCGAAAAAATGGGCCATAAATTGATGTTGCGTCAATTAAATACTTACTACCGGGCCAATACAGATAACAAAGCTGAATTACAAAGTGTGAAAGAAGCGTTTGCTTCGAGTATTTTATTTGGTTTTGATATCGCAGCAAAAACCAATAAGCGCTTTTTGGTGGATTATACCCCTTATCTTTTATCTGATGTTCATGGTGTATCACGCACCCTTGCGGCACGAAATCAAGGCAACTTTTCGTTAGATACTGCGCGAAGTGCTGTGTATATGCCACGCTCTAAGTCATTTGCAAAAAATACAGAATTAGAAGCGGTGTTAACCTTTAAAGGGAGTCAACCTGGAGAGTTTGTCCGTCAAGTAAGTGCTGACCCATACAGTATCTCATTAAATATGCACCATTCATTGATTGAGTTACCCGATGACAATTACACGCCACGAGCTTTTCACCCTCAATCGGGTTATTGGAGCGTTGAGCATAAAGACTATGCAGCTCCTTTAAGTGAGTCTATGTATGTTCGCTACATTCCTCGTCATCGATTGGCAAAAAAAGATCCCAATGCAGCACTGAGTGAACCAGTAAAACCGATTATTTATTATTTAGATCCGGGTGTGCCCGATCCGGTTAAAACTGCTTTGATAGAAGGGGCGCTATGGTGGGATCACGCCTTTGCGCAAGCGGGTTATAAAAATGCTTTTCAAGTTAAAGTGTTGCCAGAGCATGCTGATCCTATGGATATTCGCTACAACGTTATTCAGTGGGTGCATCGTGCCACACGAGGATGGTCTTATGGCTCGTCGGTGATAGATCCTCGCACCGGTGAAATCATTAAAGGGCATGTCACATTGGGGTCACTACGTGTCCGCCAAGATATTTTAATTGCTGAGGCGCTTGCAGCCCCATTTGTAAAGGGTGATGAAGTTAATCTCACTTTGCAAAACATGGCTTTAGATCGTATTCGTCAGCTCAGTGCCCATGAAGTGGGTCACACTTTAGGTATTGCGCACAACTTTTCTGCATCGATTAAAGATCGTGCTTCAGTGATGGATTATCCACATCCATTGGTGAGTTTTAATGATGATGGCAGTTTTAATACTGAGCAAGCGTATGCAAAAGGCATGGGGCAGTGGGATAACCAAGTGATCAAGTATGGTTATGCAGATGTCCCTGCGGCGCAAGAAGCTGAGTTTTTAGCGCAAGTGTTAGGTGAAAATAAACAGCTTGGCTTAGAGTTTATTTCTGACAGCGATGCCCGTGCCAAAGGCGGCGCGCATCCAACTGCGCATTTGTGGGATAACGGCGCAGAGCCGGATTTAGAACTCAAGCGTATATTAACGATACGCCAACAAGCGCTGGCTCAGTTTGGGATTAAAAATATTAAAAACGGCACAGCGCTCTCTCAACTAGAGGAAGTACTGGTTCCACTGTATTTATTACATCGTTATCAAGTTGAAGCGGCAGTTAAATTAATCGCAGGGGTTGATTATCATTATGAAGTCCGTGGTCAGCATGAAGTTGCCGGCAATCAAATCGTCACGGCAGAAAAACAAAAAGCCGCATTTAATGCACTCTTAATGACATTAGAGAGCAATCATTTGGTGATCCCTGAATCTGTATTAGCTTTAATCACCCCAAAAGCTTACGGAGAAAGTAAAACTCGCGAAAGTATTCAAGGTCGTACGGGTCTAACACTCGATGCGATGGCGTTACCAGAGGTCGCAGCGCAGCACAGTTTGGCTTTATTACTTCATAGCGATCGTTTAAACCGTTTGCAGCAACAAAAAATGCGTGATGCCCAGCAATTAGGTGTACGTGATGTGATATTTTCACTGGCTGAGCAGATCTTTTTTGCCGATAACCAGCAAGGGATGGCGGGCAAAGTACAGCAACGAGTGCAAATGCTTACCGCGGTATTGATGGCTAAGCAAAGTGTCAATTCATCGGTCGCCCCTGAAGTACAAGCTGAATTGTTATCACAACTCAAATTTATAGCGAAAAAATACCACCGTAGTCACGATGTGTTTTCGCAATACTTGGCGGATGAGATCCATCAGTTTTTAGCAACAGGTGAATGGTCTAAGCGTTTTGCTCCTTTAGCTATGCCTCCGGGCTCACCAATTTAA
- a CDS encoding class 1 fructose-bisphosphatase, producing the protein MRRLPPVLLEDGCSRELLSLIRTILAACKEISFRVGQGALSGVLGSTLDENIQGETQKKLDVLSNQLLKDILLETGYVKAIASEEEDYTVAGNPDAKFIVAFDPLDGSSNIDINSLVGTIFSIMEAPEGSDASDPSIFMQPGDKQVAAGYVLYGPSTMLALTTGNGTRIFTLDKTHGSFLLTHEYAQIPAKTNEFALNMSNQRHWQPAMQNYVADLLAGDTGPRQENFNMRWIAAMVGDVHRVLTRGGLFSYPADTKDPNKPYKLRLLYEANPMAMLVEQAGGIASTGNERIMSIQPDAIHQRVAVILGSKDEVETCLSYHQ; encoded by the coding sequence ATGCGTAGACTCCCGCCAGTGTTACTCGAAGATGGTTGCTCAAGAGAGCTGTTATCACTGATCCGTACCATTCTTGCTGCTTGTAAAGAAATTTCATTCCGCGTTGGTCAAGGCGCTCTTTCGGGTGTACTTGGTTCAACCTTAGATGAAAATATTCAAGGCGAAACACAAAAGAAACTCGATGTCCTTTCGAATCAATTATTGAAAGATATTTTACTCGAAACAGGTTACGTTAAAGCCATCGCCTCTGAAGAAGAAGACTACACGGTTGCGGGTAACCCAGATGCCAAGTTTATCGTTGCTTTTGACCCACTTGATGGCTCATCAAATATCGATATTAACTCATTGGTGGGCACCATCTTCTCAATTATGGAAGCGCCTGAGGGCTCTGACGCAAGTGATCCGAGTATTTTCATGCAACCGGGTGATAAACAAGTCGCAGCAGGTTATGTTTTATATGGCCCATCAACCATGTTAGCGCTCACGACAGGTAACGGGACTCGCATTTTTACCTTAGATAAAACCCACGGCAGCTTTTTATTAACGCATGAATACGCACAAATCCCTGCGAAAACAAATGAATTTGCGCTCAATATGTCGAACCAGCGCCACTGGCAGCCAGCAATGCAAAATTATGTTGCCGATTTACTTGCAGGTGACACAGGACCTCGTCAAGAAAACTTCAATATGCGCTGGATTGCGGCCATGGTGGGCGATGTTCATCGCGTGCTGACTCGTGGTGGATTATTTTCTTACCCTGCAGATACTAAAGATCCAAACAAGCCTTATAAACTGCGTTTACTTTACGAAGCAAACCCAATGGCCATGTTAGTAGAACAAGCTGGAGGCATTGCTTCAACAGGCAATGAGCGAATTATGTCTATTCAACCTGATGCCATCCACCAGCGTGTTGCGGTAATTTTAGGCTCAAAAGACGAAGTGGAAACCTGTTTGTCATACCATCAATAA
- a CDS encoding FG-GAP repeat domain-containing protein, which yields MTLNKFAVLMCCASSLMVCSHLSAKTQTEIEFERYQLISEYDLSGKLLYLHQTKQPQHVLISSTKEERTIINVFSNLESTKTNQATSFALPSNSLFFSSGQLANHSSESLLVMTATELLSVDIQSGKTQLLTEIDSFYAPHNSALASFGEFAQDVNGDGLVDVLTANFEQVNIYLQQADGQFKQQKIAFIPEQNIKQRSITVSEPESFSIDVNGDERLDLAFVQGDQLIVFTQLAQGDFSTESITVPFHAGVLNQQEYQRIRRDDDDMSALTSLEHLIDLDGDKLVDLVTKKSEKGGMFGGDTQYQIRFGQLNKQQLMFAQQPEITLKPKGQSQLEFNDLNNDGLLDYAMFSMELGVGSMMSLVSGSLDADMFIHRMHTKRQFSEKPDYDTEIEVLVNTDTGRGGRTAFELADFDGDGLKDLFIQTDDDEFRIHKGEAERLFAKKKSKYTVALPKNGSLIETQDFNQDGKADILIRFEKQDGKQQAKSMALWLSKSSERNEIQSSAQSAE from the coding sequence ATGACATTAAATAAGTTCGCTGTGTTGATGTGCTGTGCATCTAGTCTGATGGTTTGTAGTCACCTCAGTGCAAAAACACAAACAGAAATCGAGTTTGAACGCTATCAGCTGATCAGCGAGTATGATTTATCCGGAAAATTGCTCTATTTACACCAGACTAAACAACCTCAACATGTGCTGATTAGCAGCACAAAAGAAGAGCGCACCATCATTAATGTGTTTTCAAATTTAGAGTCTACGAAAACGAATCAAGCGACCAGTTTTGCTTTGCCGAGCAACAGTTTATTTTTTTCCTCAGGACAATTGGCTAATCACAGCAGTGAAAGCTTGCTGGTTATGACGGCAACTGAGTTGTTGAGTGTGGATATTCAGTCTGGAAAAACACAATTGTTGACTGAGATCGATTCTTTTTATGCGCCTCACAATTCTGCATTGGCAAGCTTTGGTGAGTTTGCCCAAGATGTAAATGGAGATGGGTTAGTCGATGTACTGACAGCAAATTTTGAGCAAGTGAATATTTACTTACAGCAGGCCGATGGGCAATTTAAGCAACAAAAAATAGCCTTCATACCAGAGCAAAACATTAAACAGCGTAGCATTACAGTCAGCGAGCCAGAGAGTTTTAGCATTGATGTGAATGGTGATGAGCGATTAGATCTTGCTTTTGTTCAAGGTGACCAACTTATCGTGTTTACGCAATTAGCCCAAGGGGATTTTTCTACTGAGTCTATAACCGTTCCTTTTCATGCTGGCGTGTTAAATCAGCAAGAATATCAACGGATCAGACGAGATGATGACGATATGTCTGCCCTTACTAGTCTTGAACATTTGATTGATCTCGATGGTGACAAATTGGTTGATTTAGTGACAAAAAAATCAGAAAAAGGCGGCATGTTTGGTGGTGATACTCAGTATCAGATCCGTTTTGGCCAGCTTAATAAACAGCAATTGATGTTTGCTCAACAGCCAGAGATCACGCTTAAACCAAAAGGGCAAAGTCAGCTTGAATTTAATGATCTAAATAATGATGGTTTACTGGATTATGCAATGTTCTCGATGGAACTCGGAGTGGGTTCGATGATGTCTTTAGTATCCGGATCCCTCGATGCGGATATGTTTATCCATCGGATGCACACAAAGCGCCAGTTTAGTGAAAAACCTGACTACGATACAGAAATTGAAGTGTTAGTGAATACTGATACCGGTCGAGGAGGTCGTACGGCATTTGAACTGGCCGATTTTGATGGCGACGGTTTAAAAGATCTGTTTATTCAAACTGACGATGATGAGTTTAGAATTCATAAAGGTGAAGCAGAGCGCTTATTTGCTAAGAAAAAGTCGAAATATACCGTGGCACTACCTAAAAACGGCAGCTTGATAGAAACACAAGATTTTAACCAAGATGGTAAAGCGGATATTTTAATACGTTTTGAAAAACAAGATGGCAAACAGCAGGCCAAATCAATGGCGTTATGGTTATCTAAATCATCAGAGCGCAACGAGATACAGAGCTCGGCTCAATCCGCAGAGTAA
- a CDS encoding DUF5522 domain-containing protein — translation MPTQCALCQAPLSCSADQQCWCMTLPNILPLDSHNTCLCQSCLLTKINHFLSEQYRSQPLDRLISLAAPYQATPAIAGLDFSIVQGKYMFHRWAHLKRGYCCGNGCQECPWRTDNLNDPPLYL, via the coding sequence ATGCCGACACAATGCGCACTATGCCAAGCACCTCTTTCCTGTAGCGCCGATCAACAATGCTGGTGTATGACATTGCCAAATATCCTTCCTTTAGACAGCCACAATACCTGTTTATGCCAATCGTGTTTGCTTACAAAAATTAACCATTTTTTATCTGAACAATATCGCAGCCAACCTTTAGATCGTTTAATTAGTCTAGCCGCCCCCTATCAAGCAACCCCAGCCATTGCAGGGCTTGATTTTAGCATAGTGCAAGGCAAGTATATGTTTCACCGCTGGGCACATTTAAAACGAGGTTATTGCTGTGGTAATGGCTGCCAAGAGTGTCCTTGGCGAACAGATAACCTCAATGATCCTCCGCTATATTTATGA